The Limnohabitans sp. region CGCAGTCATGGCTGACCGGCCTGTTGGTTTCATGGGTAGCCATCATGTTGTTGGCTTTCAGGACCCTTCCGCAATTGCGGTGTTGGGAAATCTGAGCGGTATTGCACCGCGTGAAGGTATTAAACAGCAAAGCCACAAAAAAGTGGGCATCGAATGTCGCGTGTTTTCATGCGTCATTCGAATGCCAAAGGGCGGGCAAGCTCATCAAACTTGGGGACATGACGAATCCGCTGTTTGAGCAACTTCTCGACACTCAGGTGTCAACATTTCGCCGTTTGAGCGACTTCTTGTCACTCGTGTGTCTTGTTCTCGCTGATTCGGCGAGTTCTCAACACTCAAATGTCAACTTCTCGCTGTTTGAGCGGATTGGGGTTGAGGGGGGGCGTCGGCCATGCTGATCAGATTCACCATGTTCCCGATGGAGGCAGACCTCTTGCCAATTTACGAAAGGCTGCTGGCGAGTGACGAGCGAACTGCTGCTCGTGTGTTGCGTGCGCTACTGCACCGGCACGATGCGCCAGGAATGCCTTCGTGGTTCGAGGAGATGCCCAGCAAAGGCTTCCCGAGCACAAGAGCTAGGACGATCCGTCTGAATATCACCGCGTTCGACCCCGCTTTGTCTTCCCTGCGGGATACGTTGGAGCCCCTGAGTGGTACCGAGAGGGTTACAGCATTGAAGGCCGTCTTGCTGCAATTGGTGAAGCCGAAACCGGCAGCACCTCAGCCGACCTTGCCCATGCCTGTCACCGAGACTGCCCTCGCCCTGGTGCCGACAACGACATTTCAAATCAAATCCAGCGAACCCGAAAAGCCAACGATGACCGACGAACAGGGTCAAGCTCATAAGGCGCAATTGACCCGCAGGACGAGTCTGATGTTCGCGTTCTAGTTCGAGGCAAATCCATTACCCCAACCCTAACCCAAACTGAAAGAAAACCATGAGTCAAAACTTGATCAATCGAACCGTCGTTGCGGTCGACATTGGCTACGGCAACACCAAGATGGTCTGTGGCCATGACCTCGACAAGGCCGGGCGTGCCCAGTGGAAAGAGATTGTTTTCCCGTCGATCGCACCCGAGGTGGTGGTCGATGAAGAGGCATCGGGCTTCTCCAACCCCGATCGAATCATGATCAGCCACAACGGTCGCCGCTACTACACAGGCCCCAAGGCCACATCAGGGGTGGTGTCTCGCGTGATCGAGCCGGACTACATCGAGACAGATTTGCACGAATTGATGTTGCTCACAGCCCTGCACTTGGCGATGCGGGAGTCCAAGCGTGTGATACGTGTGATTGACAAGTTGGTGCTCGGCTTGCCGGTCTCTGGGCACAACTCCCAACGCATCCGTCTGAAAGAGTTGGGCATGCAGACTCGCCGAGTGCCGTTGCCGAAAAGTCTCATTCATCCAGGTGGCCCGAAGGAAGTTGAAGTACATGTACGCGACTGCTTGATTTTGCCGCAGCCTTATGGAGCGATGCGTTTGGCGGCGCAGGGGCTACCAGTCCAAGACGTAATTTTCCAAGACGGCAAACTCGCCATGGTGGTTGACCCCGGCTACCGCACGCTCGACTGGTTCGTGTCCGAGGCCATGACGCCGGACATGAAGCTCTCGGGCAGTTATGACGGCGGTGTATCGAGCATCTTGCGCGAAGTCAGCCAAAAGATCGGCTTTGATCATGGCACCGGCTCGCTTGAGTTCGACATGGTTGAGCGTGGTCTGCAAACGGGATCTATCAACCTGGGCCACAAAATCATCGACATGCGCGATTACATCGCGATGGTGCCCGCAATTGCTGGACAAGAAATTGGTGTGTTCGTGACCCGCCTGGGCGGTCGCCGGCAAAACATCGCCAGGGTGTTTATCGCGGGTGGCGGTGCAGCTTACTACGAGCAGGCGATGCGCGATCGATTGCCTGGCTGCGAGATCACGCAACTTGACAGACCCATCTTGAGCAATGCACGCGGCTATTGGCTGGCTGGGTGTGATGCCCTGTCTGACTGATCTCCTGATTTTCGAAATTTGACCTCGCAAAGTTGCGTGCTACCTTGAAAGAAGGCATATCGCCATGAACAACGAAACAGGAAATCAAGATGAACAAATACAAACCGAACTACGAGAGCGATCCGCTCAAACAAGGCGTGTGGAGCCTGATGCAGCCCAAACAAGGCAAAGCCTACCCTCTGGTTCTGGTGCTGGCGGCGATGCTGATGTGGGCAATGGCGGGTCTTTCCTTGCTCGCATTCATCGAACCCAGCGACGAGCTGGCGAGCAAAGCACTCCGGTGCCTTGGTTGGATCTTGTCGGGCCTTTTCGTGCCGCTGACGCTCTCGGGGGCGGCAGATCTGATCAACCGCAGCCGGGCTCCAGTGGACTTGTTCAAGGGTCTGGACTGAGCAGCCCCGACATGGTCTTGAGAGTGATGACCGTCTTGGATGCTGTCTTGCAGGTGAACATGGCCAGACATCAGATCCGAGACTCGCTGATTGAAGCGTCTGGCAGTGCCGAGCAGTCTTGGCACCGGTATCGCCTGGTGCTGACTTGGTGGGCGTTTCGATCCCCGGTGGCATACCTGGTGATTGCAGGCCTCGCCAAATTCGCTGCCCGCAGCCTTGAAGGAGAGACCGGAACGTCCGGTGTCGGGCTCTTTTTCGGGGCTGCGTTCTTGGTGATGTTGGTGATGTCGGTCGTATCGGCATTGCGACTTTTGCCGATCAGGGGGTTACAGCAGCCGCCTAACGACTGGCTTGATAGCCAGAAGCATTTTTTGCGCGTCGGCGAGTAATCGCCAATTTTTAAAATTTGACTCAGTAAGCCAAATGAGCAATTCATCCATCCTTTTTTCCAGCGACCGCAATCCACGCGCCGCATCGAGCATCGAGCGCCCGGACGAAATCATCCAAGAAAGCCTCGCATTCGTGGGCGGAACGATTTACGTCAAGGGGGGCGTACAGATTGACGCCAAATTGAAGAATGTCACCGTTGTCGCCCTTGATGAAAACCCGGTGGTCTTGAGCGCATTGGGGAGCATGGATCACTGCGCCATTGATGCATCGGATGTCCTGATCTGTGGCGATTTCACTGGCGAGGTAAGAGCCAAGGGCGACTGCGAGGTCGCACCTACCGCCAAAGTTCGAGGTCTTATCCTGGTTCGTGGTCGTGTGCTGATCAGTACTTTGGCTGGTGATTCAGAGGAAATCCGGGTGGGTCGGCTGACCAACGAGATGGTGACAGATATCGCATTTACCGAGTCATCAATGGCGGACGGCACCAAATTGTCAGGGACATGACCGGCTGAGTTTGAGTCCGACACGCTTTCGCTAAAAGTGCCTCAGCCAAGCCAACGAAACGAGCATCCATGCCAGATATGAATTTTGAGACTGAGAATCAACGCGCAGACACTGAAATTGCCAAAGCTCTCGCCATGAGTTCTGCCGTCGAAATCAAGCATCGGTATAGGATGTCCCGAATCGAGGCGGAGCAAAAGACGATCCAAGTGCGACTGCGCCGAAATTTTTGGCGCAGTCGCACTGCTCGGAATCTGAATTACACGCTGTGTATCGCATTTGGTTTGGGGCTGGGTGTGCTGGCGCATAGCCAATGGCTGCTTTACGAAAGAGCAAGTGAAGGCGTTGCTCAGGCTGCAACCCAGGCGCAGCTTGTGCTAGGCAATCAGCTCTCGGGTGTCGTTGGTGCGAGTGTGGCCGATGCTACGCCAGCAAAGAAAGCCAAGTCTGCCGAGGCTGCTACCCTTGTTGTGATGGACTCAATAGATGTTCCATTCCTCCGTGCCAAATCCATCTTGGCCAAGAACGGCCTGACGGGAGTGCTGGATTTTGTGAAAGTCAACGACAAAGCCCAGAAAATGCAGGTGACAGGTGTGTATGGGCCAGCTGAAAATCCGGCCATTGCGGCCAAGAGGGCGCTGTTCGTTGTTGATGTGTTGATGAAGGCTGGGCTGTCTCGTCAGGCCGTGGAGGTGATGCCGGTTGTTCCCTCTAAAGAGGATGGAAAGATCATCTCTGGCGCTCGCCTTTCTTCAATGGGGCCACGCCTTCGGGCAGCAGACAGCATCAGCAAAGGAGCGCCACTGGGCCCCGGTGCTGCAGTTTTGCCACTGCCATTCAATTCCGCCTTCTCTCAGGGCGCAACGGTGGCCCCCATGCGCCCCCCAGAAAGCAAGAGCGAACTGACGGCACCTTCTGTCCAGCGCCAAAAGCTCGCAACGGATGATGAAGGAGAAGCCAACGCGAAAGAGCTGGAGAAGGCGGTGCAGTTGGCGGCAAGCAGGCGGCTCATGGAAAACGCTCAGCCAAAGCAGAAGCCACCTCCGGCAAAGGTTGCCAGCAAACCAGAGAGCGGGCTTGAAACCGCGCAGGTGACTGGCAATCAGGATTCAAAGCCAGCCACTGCCACAAAATCCAGCGCTTTCACCA contains the following coding sequences:
- a CDS encoding ParM/StbA family protein, producing the protein MSQNLINRTVVAVDIGYGNTKMVCGHDLDKAGRAQWKEIVFPSIAPEVVVDEEASGFSNPDRIMISHNGRRYYTGPKATSGVVSRVIEPDYIETDLHELMLLTALHLAMRESKRVIRVIDKLVLGLPVSGHNSQRIRLKELGMQTRRVPLPKSLIHPGGPKEVEVHVRDCLILPQPYGAMRLAAQGLPVQDVIFQDGKLAMVVDPGYRTLDWFVSEAMTPDMKLSGSYDGGVSSILREVSQKIGFDHGTGSLEFDMVERGLQTGSINLGHKIIDMRDYIAMVPAIAGQEIGVFVTRLGGRRQNIARVFIAGGGAAYYEQAMRDRLPGCEITQLDRPILSNARGYWLAGCDALSD
- a CDS encoding polymer-forming cytoskeletal protein; the encoded protein is MSNSSILFSSDRNPRAASSIERPDEIIQESLAFVGGTIYVKGGVQIDAKLKNVTVVALDENPVVLSALGSMDHCAIDASDVLICGDFTGEVRAKGDCEVAPTAKVRGLILVRGRVLISTLAGDSEEIRVGRLTNEMVTDIAFTESSMADGTKLSGT